A region of Streptomyces sp. NBC_01788 DNA encodes the following proteins:
- a CDS encoding amidohydrolase, producing the protein MTLVLHGGRVWTGDPRRPNATSVAVSGGRITAVGTDAEVRRAAGRPAETFDLAGRTVVPGLQDAHIHPVWGALEALRCDLTRATDAEGCLTAVREYAAAHPGRPWILGGGWGMDCFPGGWPTREPLDAVVPDRPVFLPNADHHSAWVNSAALARAGIDAATPDPPAGRIERDAAGRPTGVLHESAMDLVARLLPPDTAEDQLAALSHAQTHLFRYGITGWQDAIVGAYGGAGDTLAAYRRADEEGLLKARVTGALWWDRDRGLEQLDDLVARRGEPGRRFRAGAVKVMQDGVLENGTGALLEPYLDSCGCATGNAGHSNVPAALLADAVTLLDAAGFQVHFHAIGDRAVRECLDAVEAAAAANGARERRHHIAHVQLVDDVDIARFAALGVTANVQSLWATHHQQTDELTNPLLGEARAGRQYPFRRLLDSGARLAGGSDWPVTTADPWQAMHVAVHRTEPPGSAHTGWPGADRPFVPHERLELTDILRAYTAGSAWVNGNDDEVGLLREGMAADLAVLDRDLFAPDTGVAGTRAVLTLVAGEAVHTA; encoded by the coding sequence ATGACCCTCGTCCTGCACGGCGGCCGGGTGTGGACCGGCGACCCGCGGCGCCCGAACGCCACGTCCGTCGCCGTGTCCGGCGGCCGGATCACGGCCGTCGGCACCGACGCCGAGGTGCGCCGGGCCGCCGGCCGCCCGGCCGAGACGTTCGACCTGGCCGGCCGGACCGTGGTGCCCGGCCTCCAGGACGCGCACATCCACCCGGTCTGGGGCGCCCTCGAGGCGCTGCGCTGCGACCTCACCCGGGCCACCGACGCCGAGGGCTGCCTCACGGCCGTCCGGGAGTACGCGGCCGCCCACCCCGGCCGGCCGTGGATCCTCGGCGGCGGCTGGGGCATGGACTGCTTCCCCGGCGGCTGGCCCACCCGCGAGCCCCTGGACGCCGTCGTACCGGACCGGCCGGTGTTCCTGCCCAACGCCGACCACCACTCCGCGTGGGTCAACTCGGCGGCACTGGCGCGCGCCGGGATCGACGCGGCCACCCCGGACCCGCCGGCCGGGCGGATCGAGCGCGACGCGGCCGGCCGGCCCACCGGAGTGCTGCACGAGAGCGCCATGGACCTGGTGGCCCGGCTGCTCCCGCCGGACACCGCCGAGGACCAGCTTGCCGCGCTGAGCCACGCGCAGACCCATCTCTTCCGGTACGGCATCACCGGCTGGCAGGACGCCATCGTCGGCGCCTACGGCGGGGCCGGCGACACGCTCGCCGCCTACCGGCGGGCCGACGAGGAGGGGCTGCTGAAGGCCCGTGTCACCGGCGCCCTGTGGTGGGACCGCGACCGCGGCCTGGAGCAGCTCGACGACCTGGTGGCGCGGCGCGGGGAGCCCGGCCGCCGCTTCCGGGCCGGCGCCGTGAAGGTGATGCAGGACGGCGTGCTGGAGAACGGCACCGGCGCCCTGCTGGAGCCGTACCTGGACTCCTGCGGGTGCGCCACCGGCAACGCCGGCCACTCCAACGTGCCCGCCGCGCTGCTCGCCGACGCGGTGACCCTCCTGGACGCCGCCGGATTCCAGGTGCACTTCCACGCGATCGGCGACCGGGCGGTGCGCGAGTGCCTGGACGCGGTCGAGGCCGCGGCCGCTGCCAACGGGGCCCGCGAGCGGCGCCACCACATCGCCCATGTGCAGCTGGTCGACGACGTGGACATCGCCCGCTTCGCCGCGCTCGGGGTGACGGCCAACGTCCAGTCGCTGTGGGCGACCCACCACCAGCAGACCGACGAGCTGACCAACCCGCTGCTGGGCGAGGCGCGGGCCGGCCGGCAGTACCCCTTCCGCCGGCTGCTGGACAGCGGCGCCCGGCTCGCCGGAGGGAGCGACTGGCCGGTCACCACGGCCGACCCGTGGCAGGCCATGCACGTCGCCGTGCACCGCACCGAACCGCCCGGTTCGGCGCACACCGGATGGCCGGGCGCCGACCGCCCGTTCGTGCCGCACGAACGGCTGGAGCTGACCGACATCCTGCGCGCGTACACGGCCGGTTCGGCCTGGGTGAACGGCAACGACGACGAAGTCGGCCTGCTGCG